In the Wyeomyia smithii strain HCP4-BCI-WySm-NY-G18 chromosome 2, ASM2978416v1, whole genome shotgun sequence genome, one interval contains:
- the LOC129722208 gene encoding cysteine-rich motor neuron 1 protein-like isoform X1 produces the protein MKVLIIYLLLVVVPQEIFTDKIECKNVACPKPEPCPADSYSKPKVIHLYGNIPHHIRSKTSEIVRRERAIASNARQRETIKIIPGAYEHHGHKRRSIIDDEILIQHCCPHYECVCKPNYCDQECLPNLIPANTTIPTDPNDLPHGVPGNCCLPCRKTYCMHDTYRKHGAKWRSDECTTCECHYGEVKCQQSVCKNPGCLNHKTIPGECCPVCDNDATNFCQDIQHCNIHCQYGYRRQGNCDLCACARVVQNQTKPSIIETDFPQPKVSVTVTDDDNTNGSVHRDPHHHHKHSDSSSEYGTVLTFILVCLCVLASIILALMVWRWFAHKDDKYRAVQNA, from the coding sequence ACAAAATCGAGTGCAAGAACGTAGCATGCCCTAAGCCGGAACCATGCCCTGCAGACAGCTATTCGAAACCGAAAGTAATCCATTTGTACGGTAACATTCCCCACCATATACGCAGCAAAACCAGCGAAATTGTGCGCCGCGAACGTGCCATAGCTTCCAATGCACGGCAGCGTGAGACCATCAAAATTATCCCCGGCGCTTACGAGCATCACGGACACAAGCGCCGCAGTATCATCGACGATGAAATTCTAATTCAACACTGCTGCCCCCACTACGAGTGTGTCTGCAAGCCGAACTACTGCGACCAGGAATGTCTCCCCAACCTAATACCTGCTAATACGACCATACCCACCGATCCGAATGACCTCCCGCATGGAGTCCCTGGCAATTGCTGCCTTCCGTGTAGAAAAACCTACTGTATGCATGATACGTACCGAAAGCATGGTGCGAAGTGGCGCAGCGACGAATGTACGACCTGCGAGTGCCATTACGGTGAAGTCAAGTGTCAGCAGTCGGTCTGCAAGAATCCCGGCTGTCTCAACCATAAGACAATTCCAGGCGAGTGTTGCCCTGTTTGTGATAACGACGCGACTAACTTTTGTCAAGATATTCAGCACTGCAATATCCATTGTCAATACGGGTACCGACGACAGGGGAATTGTGATCTATGTGCGTGTGCCAGAGTAGTTCAAAACCAAACCAAACCAAGCATCATCGAAACTGATTTTCCACAACCGAAAGTCAGCGTTACTGTTACAGATGACGACAATACTAATGGTAGTGTTCACCGAGATCCCCATCATCATCATAAGCATAGTGATAGCAGTAGTGAATATGGAACGGTTTTGACTTTTATCCTGGTGTGTCTCTGTGTACTGGCGTCGATCATCTTGGCGCTAATGGTCTGGCGTTGGTTCGCTCACAAAGACGACAAATACAGAGCGGTACAAAATGCGTGA